From one Amaranthus tricolor cultivar Red isolate AtriRed21 chromosome 17, ASM2621246v1, whole genome shotgun sequence genomic stretch:
- the LOC130804123 gene encoding uncharacterized protein LOC130804123, giving the protein MRRRESMISKEHKRAAALHEKLQLLRSITNSHAENDTAIIIHASKYIGELKQKVDRLNQDIINTPQSSNIQDSLPTVTVETLEKGFLVNVYSAKSCPGLLVSVLEVFEELNLTVVQARASCTENFQLEAISMEGDENVGEIVDAQVVRRAVLQAIMHLNTNITDD; this is encoded by the exons aTGAGAAGGAGAGAGTCAATGATCTCAAAGGAACACAAAAGAGCTGCAGCCCTGCATGAGAAACTGCAATTACTTCGCTCCATCACCAACTCTCATGCA GAGAATGATACTGCAATCATAATCCACGCTTCCAAATACATTGGAGAGTTGAAGCAGAAGGTGGATAGACTAAACCAAGATATCATAAACACTCCACAAAGTTCAAACATCCAAGACTCACTTCCTACG GTCACTGTGGAAACCCTGGAAAAAGGATTTCTAGTAAATGTGTATTCAGCAAAGAGTTGCCCAGGTTTGCTGGTTTCAGTACTGGAAGTTTTTGAAGAGCTGAATCTTACTGTTGTTCAAGCTAGGGCTTCTTGTACAGAGAATTTTCAATTGGAAGCCATCAGTATGGAA GGTGACGAAAATGTTGGAGAAATTGTTGATGCTCAGGTAGTAAGGCGAGCGGTATTGCAAGCAATCATGCATCTAAATACAAATATTACGGATGATTAG